Proteins co-encoded in one Alkalispirillum mobile genomic window:
- the murD gene encoding UDP-N-acetylmuramoyl-L-alanine--D-glutamate ligase, whose translation MQTAERQTGYSVVVGLGLTGLACARFLARRGVSVQVIDSRAEPPEYAALQRECPDVPVHTGGFDAGLLRGAREVVVSPGVSLRTPALAEAADAGVPLISEIELFARHAAAPVVAITGSNGKSTVTTLVGLMAEAAGRNVAVGGNLGTPALALLDADTTPDAYILELSSFQLETTHSLAPQVATVLNISADHMDRHGSLAAYAEAKARVFHGDGVQVLNLDDPVVAAMARPGRPVLGFSLAQCPEQGAGVAEHDGTQWLVLNGEPVMPAAALRLPGQHNRANALAALCLGYGLGLPVAAMAEALRRFPGLPHRTEWVAEHAGVRWYNDSKGTNVGAAVAAVRGLDGPVVLIAGGEGKGADFQPLADALADKGRAAVLIGRDAPLLAGALEGALPVERAADMTDAVRRAARLAQAGDAVLLSPACASFDMFQGFAHRGEVFRAAVQEVAHG comes from the coding sequence ATGCAGACGGCGGAACGGCAAACGGGCTACAGCGTGGTGGTGGGGCTCGGCCTCACCGGGCTGGCCTGTGCCCGTTTCCTGGCCCGGCGTGGTGTGTCCGTGCAGGTCATCGACAGCCGGGCCGAGCCGCCGGAGTACGCCGCGCTGCAGCGCGAATGCCCCGACGTGCCGGTGCACACCGGCGGCTTCGATGCCGGGCTGCTCCGGGGCGCGCGCGAGGTGGTGGTCAGCCCGGGTGTGAGCCTGCGGACCCCGGCGTTGGCAGAGGCTGCCGACGCGGGAGTGCCGCTAATCAGCGAGATCGAACTCTTTGCCCGCCACGCCGCGGCCCCGGTGGTGGCGATCACCGGCTCCAACGGCAAGAGCACCGTGACCACGCTGGTCGGTCTAATGGCCGAGGCCGCGGGCCGGAACGTCGCGGTGGGCGGCAACCTGGGCACCCCGGCGCTGGCCCTGCTGGACGCGGATACTACGCCGGACGCCTACATCCTGGAGTTGTCCTCCTTCCAGCTGGAGACGACCCACAGTCTGGCCCCGCAGGTGGCCACGGTGCTCAATATCAGCGCCGATCACATGGACCGCCACGGCAGCCTGGCTGCCTACGCCGAGGCCAAGGCGCGGGTGTTCCATGGCGATGGGGTGCAGGTACTCAACCTGGACGACCCGGTGGTGGCGGCGATGGCGCGCCCGGGGCGGCCGGTGTTGGGCTTCAGCCTGGCGCAGTGCCCGGAGCAGGGCGCCGGGGTGGCCGAGCACGACGGCACCCAGTGGCTGGTGCTGAACGGCGAGCCGGTGATGCCTGCGGCGGCTTTGCGCCTACCGGGGCAGCACAATCGGGCCAATGCGCTGGCCGCGCTTTGCCTGGGCTACGGGCTGGGACTGCCGGTGGCCGCCATGGCCGAGGCGCTGCGCCGCTTCCCGGGACTGCCCCACCGCACCGAGTGGGTGGCCGAGCACGCCGGGGTGCGTTGGTACAACGACTCCAAGGGCACCAATGTCGGCGCCGCCGTCGCCGCGGTCCGCGGCCTGGACGGCCCGGTGGTGCTGATCGCCGGCGGTGAGGGCAAGGGCGCGGACTTCCAGCCGCTCGCCGATGCCCTGGCCGACAAGGGGCGCGCAGCCGTGCTCATCGGCCGGGATGCCCCGCTGCTGGCGGGGGCGCTGGAAGGCGCACTCCCGGTGGAGCGGGCCGCGGACATGACCGATGCGGTAAGGCGCGCCGCCCGTCTGGCGCAGGCCGGCGACGCGGTGTTGCTCTCCCCGGCCTGCGCCAGCTTCGACATGTTCCAGGGGTTCGCCCACCGGGGCGAGGTCTTCCGCGCCGCCGTGCAGGAGGTGGCCCATGGCTGA
- the mraY gene encoding phospho-N-acetylmuramoyl-pentapeptide-transferase, with product MALEGVYSGFNVFQYLTFRTILGVLTALGIALLVGPAVIQRLVEHQIGQQVRDDGPQSHLSKAGTPTMGGALILVAIAVATLLWSDLTNRYVWVVLLTTLAFGLIGGVDDYRKLALGNSKGLSARAKFFWQTVVALIAAVFLFTTAQSPVETSLILPLFKDVVLPLGLLFIPLVWLVVVGSSNAVNLTDGLDGLAILPSVLVAGGLAVFAYATGHAVFADYLGIPFVAGAGEVVVFCGALIGAGLGFLWFNTYPAQVFMGDVGALALGAALGILAVVVRQELVLLIMGGVFVIETLSVMLQVASYKLTGRRIFRMAPLHHHFELKGWPEPRVIVRFWIITVVLVLVGLAMLKVR from the coding sequence ATGGCGCTGGAAGGCGTTTATTCCGGTTTCAACGTCTTCCAGTATCTGACATTCCGCACCATCCTGGGCGTGCTGACCGCGCTCGGGATTGCGCTGCTGGTGGGGCCGGCCGTCATCCAGCGCCTGGTCGAGCACCAGATCGGCCAGCAGGTGCGCGACGACGGGCCCCAGAGCCACCTCTCCAAGGCGGGCACTCCCACCATGGGCGGCGCGCTGATCCTGGTGGCCATCGCCGTGGCCACCCTGCTGTGGTCGGACCTGACCAACCGGTACGTCTGGGTGGTGCTGCTCACCACCCTGGCCTTCGGTCTCATCGGTGGCGTGGACGACTACCGCAAGCTGGCCCTGGGCAACAGCAAGGGGTTGTCGGCCCGGGCGAAGTTCTTCTGGCAGACGGTGGTGGCGCTGATCGCCGCGGTCTTCCTGTTTACCACCGCCCAATCGCCGGTGGAGACCAGTCTGATCCTGCCCCTGTTCAAGGACGTGGTGCTGCCGCTCGGGCTGCTCTTCATCCCGCTGGTGTGGCTGGTGGTGGTGGGCTCGTCCAACGCGGTGAACCTCACCGACGGCCTCGACGGCCTGGCCATCCTGCCCTCGGTGCTGGTGGCCGGCGGGCTGGCGGTCTTCGCCTACGCCACCGGGCACGCGGTGTTCGCCGACTACCTGGGTATCCCCTTCGTGGCGGGGGCCGGCGAGGTGGTGGTCTTCTGCGGGGCGCTGATCGGCGCCGGCCTCGGCTTTCTCTGGTTCAACACCTACCCGGCGCAGGTGTTTATGGGCGACGTGGGCGCCCTGGCCCTGGGCGCGGCGCTGGGCATCCTGGCGGTGGTGGTGCGGCAGGAGCTGGTGCTGCTGATCATGGGCGGGGTGTTCGTCATCGAGACCCTGTCGGTGATGCTGCAGGTGGCCTCCTACAAGCTCACCGGGCGGCGCATCTTCCGCATGGCGCCGCTGCACCACCACTTCGAACTCAAGGGCTGGCCCGAACCCCGGGTCATCGTGCGTTTCTGGATCATCACCGTGGTGCTGGTGCTGGTCGGTCTGGCGATGTTGAAGGTGCGCTGA
- a CDS encoding UDP-N-acetylmuramoyl-tripeptide--D-alanyl-D-alanine ligase, whose protein sequence is MSRFTLQDVAEWTGGTRHGDAVTVGEVGLDSRSLSAGGLFVAMIGTRVDGHEFVADAAARGAAAALVERAGDWPLPVVQVADSRAALQRLGRAWRRRMPARVVGITGSNGKTTVKEMVAAILARRGATLATRGNLNNELGVPLTLLRLDRGHRFAVVEMGASAPGEIAELAALAEPEIGVVTNAGPAHLEGFGDLDGVARSKGELFAGLPADGIAVVNADDPRAGIWRDLVGERRCLKFGRGADADVLALGETGRGHFELQVPGGRHPVRLPLPGGHNVMNALAAAAVAVALEVPLGDIVAGLEACTGVAGRLQWRTGREDCRVLDDTYNANPASLQAALDVLAAEHGERWLVLGDMGELGAGAAEMHARAGEAARAAGVHRVFTLGSLAEEATRSFGDGGRHFEDADSLQAALCADLSAEVRVLVKGSRFMDMDRIVAALAGDDEQAGES, encoded by the coding sequence ATGAGCCGATTCACCCTGCAGGACGTGGCCGAATGGACCGGAGGCACCCGCCACGGCGACGCCGTCACGGTGGGCGAAGTCGGGCTGGACAGCCGCAGCCTGTCAGCCGGTGGCCTGTTCGTGGCCATGATCGGGACGCGGGTGGATGGCCACGAATTCGTGGCGGACGCCGCGGCCCGCGGGGCGGCGGCCGCGCTGGTGGAGCGGGCCGGTGACTGGCCCCTCCCCGTGGTCCAGGTGGCCGACAGCCGGGCCGCGCTGCAGCGCTTGGGCCGGGCCTGGCGCCGCCGGATGCCGGCGCGGGTGGTGGGTATCACCGGCAGCAACGGCAAGACCACGGTCAAGGAGATGGTCGCAGCCATCCTGGCCCGGCGGGGCGCCACCCTGGCCACCCGGGGGAACCTGAACAACGAACTCGGGGTCCCTCTGACGTTGCTGCGTCTCGATCGCGGCCACCGCTTCGCCGTGGTGGAGATGGGGGCGAGTGCGCCGGGCGAGATCGCCGAACTGGCCGCGTTGGCCGAGCCGGAGATCGGGGTCGTGACCAATGCCGGTCCCGCCCACCTGGAGGGTTTCGGTGACCTGGACGGGGTGGCGCGCAGCAAAGGCGAATTGTTTGCCGGGCTACCGGCCGACGGCATTGCGGTGGTCAACGCGGACGACCCCAGGGCGGGGATATGGCGCGACCTGGTGGGTGAGCGCCGCTGCCTGAAGTTCGGGCGCGGCGCCGATGCCGATGTGCTTGCCCTGGGTGAGACCGGTCGCGGCCACTTCGAACTGCAGGTGCCCGGGGGCCGCCATCCCGTGCGCCTGCCGCTGCCCGGCGGCCACAACGTGATGAATGCGCTGGCCGCCGCTGCCGTGGCGGTGGCCTTGGAGGTTCCGTTGGGCGACATCGTGGCCGGGCTGGAGGCCTGCACCGGTGTCGCCGGGCGGCTGCAGTGGCGCACCGGGCGGGAGGATTGCCGGGTGCTGGACGACACGTACAACGCCAACCCTGCCTCGCTGCAGGCGGCGCTGGACGTTCTCGCTGCCGAACACGGCGAGCGCTGGCTGGTGCTGGGCGATATGGGCGAGCTGGGCGCTGGCGCGGCCGAGATGCACGCCCGCGCCGGCGAGGCCGCCCGGGCCGCCGGGGTGCACCGGGTGTTTACCCTGGGCAGCCTGGCGGAGGAGGCCACCCGCAGCTTCGGTGACGGGGGCCGGCATTTCGAGGATGCGGACAGTCTGCAGGCCGCCCTGTGCGCCGACCTGTCCGCCGAGGTGCGCGTGCTCGTGAAGGGCTCGCGTTTCATGGATATGGATCGCATTGTCGCCGCACTGGCCGGCGACGATGAGCAAGCGGGGGAAAGCTGA